The following are encoded together in the Acetobacter vaccinii genome:
- a CDS encoding tetratricopeptide repeat protein, with product MLKNFLPFGKQDKADTSALQLPDSIQAIHQKALLGYHLEQVLWGKALLNSTFMPPDPQQAIIWFTMAANAGYGPAHNMLGRCHHFGWGCDKNLTEAASHYAKAAELGDEWGHYNLGILTMRGIGMPQNLPKAFDLFQTAANNNHAKSMNILGRFYEEGWVVGKDVQAAHAWYQRSAETGDYRGCHNHATVLAERGQLEDALDWWDKALPDATSDILLAMQRSLSALDMPRARTLLVATQARLAAVLPATENTPDTNAQG from the coding sequence ATGCTCAAGAATTTTCTCCCTTTTGGCAAACAGGATAAGGCTGATACCTCGGCCTTGCAGCTTCCTGACTCCATTCAGGCCATTCATCAAAAGGCACTGCTTGGGTATCATCTTGAGCAGGTTCTGTGGGGCAAGGCCCTGCTTAACAGCACGTTCATGCCCCCCGACCCGCAGCAGGCCATCATCTGGTTTACCATGGCCGCCAATGCAGGCTACGGGCCAGCCCATAACATGCTGGGGCGATGCCATCACTTTGGCTGGGGGTGTGACAAAAACCTGACCGAAGCCGCCAGCCACTACGCCAAAGCCGCCGAACTGGGTGATGAGTGGGGGCACTACAACCTTGGCATCCTGACCATGCGCGGGATTGGCATGCCCCAAAACCTGCCCAAGGCTTTTGACCTCTTCCAGACCGCAGCCAACAACAACCACGCCAAGTCCATGAATATTCTGGGCCGCTTTTATGAAGAAGGCTGGGTTGTTGGCAAAGACGTGCAGGCTGCCCACGCCTGGTACCAACGGTCAGCCGAAACAGGGGATTACCGCGGATGCCACAACCACGCGACGGTTCTGGCTGAACGTGGCCAGTTGGAGGACGCTCTGGACTGGTGGGACAAAGCCCTGCCCGATGCAACCTCCGACATTCTACTGGCTATGCAGCGTAGCCTGAGCGCTCTGGACATGCCACGCGCCCGGACCCTGCTGGTTGCCACCCAGGCCAGACTGGCTGCCGTGCTCCCAGCAACGGAGAACACACCGGATACAAACGCACAGGGCTAA
- the proB gene encoding glutamate 5-kinase, which translates to MSATPPCPSLSNAKRLVVKIGSALVVDPHKAAPRQEWLASVAEDIALLRQQGTSVTVVSSGAIALARHSLGMTEGVLRLAEKQAAAAVGQIRLAQAWSNALSAQSLTAAQLLLTPEDTEDRRRYLNARATLKTLLELGCVPVINENDTIATAEIRFGDNDRLAARVAQMTDADQLVLLSDIDGLYTADPRTNPEARHLPIIETLTPEIEAMGGAPPPGYSSGGMRTKLLAAGIATRSGCAMAIAIGKTLHPLKALMDGARCSWFLPQAQTPTARKQWIVGSLNPAGEILVDDGAAAALRHGRSLLPAGVLAVKGDFSQGDLVEIVENGGRVLAHGLAAHDAEDTRRLAGHHSTETSQLLGRPGRGEIIHRDDLVML; encoded by the coding sequence ATGAGTGCAACACCGCCCTGCCCTTCCCTGAGCAACGCCAAACGCCTGGTTGTCAAAATCGGCAGTGCACTGGTGGTGGACCCACACAAAGCCGCCCCCCGGCAGGAGTGGCTGGCCAGTGTGGCGGAGGATATTGCCCTGCTGCGCCAGCAGGGTACTTCGGTCACTGTTGTTTCCTCCGGCGCGATTGCTCTGGCCCGACATAGCCTTGGCATGACAGAGGGCGTCCTGCGACTGGCGGAAAAACAGGCAGCCGCAGCCGTTGGCCAGATCCGCCTTGCGCAGGCCTGGAGCAACGCCCTGTCTGCCCAGAGCCTGACAGCCGCGCAGTTGCTGCTGACGCCAGAAGATACGGAAGACCGCCGCCGTTACCTGAATGCACGGGCAACCCTGAAAACCCTGCTGGAACTGGGCTGCGTGCCGGTCATTAACGAAAACGACACCATTGCAACGGCAGAAATCCGCTTTGGTGACAATGACCGTCTGGCGGCCCGGGTCGCCCAGATGACAGATGCCGACCAGCTTGTACTGCTGTCTGATATCGACGGGCTTTACACAGCCGACCCCCGCACCAACCCCGAGGCGCGCCATCTGCCGATTATTGAGACTCTAACCCCCGAGATCGAAGCCATGGGGGGCGCGCCCCCGCCGGGCTATTCCTCCGGCGGTATGCGTACCAAGCTGCTGGCTGCGGGTATTGCCACACGGTCTGGCTGCGCCATGGCAATTGCCATTGGCAAAACCCTGCACCCTCTGAAAGCCCTGATGGATGGGGCACGCTGCTCGTGGTTTCTCCCACAGGCGCAGACTCCGACAGCCCGCAAGCAGTGGATTGTTGGCAGCCTGAACCCTGCCGGAGAAATTCTTGTCGATGATGGTGCGGCCGCCGCACTACGGCATGGCCGCTCCTTGCTCCCTGCCGGGGTACTGGCCGTGAAGGGTGATTTTTCCCAAGGTGACCTTGTGGAAATTGTTGAAAATGGTGGCCGTGTTCTTGCCCACGGCCTTGCCGCGCATGATGCGGAGGATACCCGCCGTCTGGCTGGCCACCACTCAACCGAAACCAGTCAGCTCCTTGGTCGCCCTGGGCGTGGAGAAATCATCCATCGGGATGACCTTGTCATGCTCTGA
- the obgE gene encoding GTPase ObgE, with product MKFLDQAKIYIRSGDGGDGVTAFRREKYIEFGGPDGGNGGRGGDIIFEAVPNLNTLIDFRYTQHFRARKGGNGAGSDRTGAASSAVVIKVPIGTQIMDDDRTTMLADLDEAGKRVTLCRGGDGGYGNAHYKTSTNRAPRRSDKGWPGEERWVWLRLKLIADAGLVGLPNAGKSTFLSVVSAARPKIADYPFTTLHPQLGVVRLSMTEEFVLADIPGLIEGAHEGTGLGDRFLGHVERCALLLHLIDGAAGNVVAAWRTIRRELEAYDDDLAAKPEIIALNKTDAMTPREASARRAALEKASGAPVRLISAATREGIPELLRLIQDQVNQAKQDAKQAS from the coding sequence ATGAAGTTTCTGGATCAGGCGAAAATCTACATCCGTTCAGGTGATGGCGGAGATGGTGTGACTGCCTTCCGCCGGGAAAAATATATTGAATTCGGCGGGCCGGACGGCGGCAACGGCGGGCGCGGTGGCGATATTATTTTTGAAGCCGTCCCCAACCTCAATACGCTGATCGACTTCCGCTATACGCAGCATTTCCGTGCCCGTAAGGGCGGTAATGGTGCAGGCTCGGATCGCACAGGGGCGGCCTCCTCCGCTGTTGTCATCAAGGTGCCTATTGGCACCCAGATCATGGATGATGACCGCACAACCATGCTGGCTGACCTTGATGAGGCCGGTAAACGTGTGACCCTGTGCCGTGGTGGCGATGGCGGTTATGGCAATGCCCATTACAAAACCAGCACCAACCGCGCCCCCCGCCGGTCGGACAAAGGCTGGCCGGGTGAGGAACGCTGGGTGTGGCTGCGCCTGAAGCTAATTGCCGACGCCGGGCTTGTGGGGCTGCCCAATGCGGGCAAGTCCACCTTCCTGTCTGTTGTTTCGGCTGCGCGCCCCAAAATTGCGGATTATCCGTTTACGACCCTGCACCCACAGCTTGGTGTTGTGCGCCTGTCTATGACAGAAGAGTTCGTGCTGGCGGATATTCCGGGCCTGATTGAAGGGGCTCATGAAGGCACGGGCCTTGGCGATCGTTTTCTGGGCCACGTGGAACGCTGTGCTCTGCTGCTGCATCTGATCGACGGTGCTGCTGGCAATGTGGTTGCCGCATGGCGCACAATCCGCCGGGAACTGGAAGCCTATGATGACGATCTGGCAGCCAAGCCCGAAATTATTGCCCTGAACAAGACAGACGCCATGACCCCGCGTGAGGCATCCGCCCGCCGGGCAGCGCTTGAAAAAGCCAGTGGCGCTCCTGTCCGACTGATTTCGGCCGCTACGCGGGAGGGTATTCCCGAGTTGCTGCGGCTGATCCAGGATCAGGTCAATCAGGCCAAGCAGGACGCCAAACAGGCGTCCTGA
- the rpmA gene encoding 50S ribosomal protein L27 has translation MAQKKAGGSSRNGRDSAGRRLGVKKFGGEQVIAGNIIIRQRGTKVKAGLNVGVGRDHTLFALVDGNVRFERRTEGRVHVSVDALPLAAE, from the coding sequence ATGGCACAAAAGAAAGCTGGCGGTTCATCCCGCAACGGGCGCGACAGCGCCGGACGTCGTCTTGGCGTCAAGAAATTTGGTGGCGAGCAGGTTATCGCTGGCAACATCATCATCCGTCAGCGCGGCACGAAGGTGAAGGCTGGCCTGAATGTTGGCGTCGGTCGTGACCACACGCTGTTCGCGCTGGTTGACGGCAACGTTCGCTTTGAACGCCGCACCGAAGGCCGCGTGCATGTTTCTGTTGACGCGCTGCCCCTCGCGGCTGAATAA
- the rplU gene encoding 50S ribosomal protein L21, which yields MFAVIRTGGKQYRVEPNMVLKIEKLEVEAGATITFDEVLAVGGENGSKIGAPTVAGALVTATVIAQDRLKKVIIFKKRRRQNSRRKNGHRQPVTVVRIQEINAA from the coding sequence ATGTTCGCAGTTATCCGCACAGGCGGCAAACAGTACCGGGTCGAGCCCAACATGGTGCTGAAGATCGAAAAGCTGGAAGTCGAAGCTGGCGCCACCATCACTTTTGATGAAGTTCTGGCTGTCGGCGGCGAAAACGGCTCCAAGATCGGCGCACCCACAGTTGCTGGCGCACTGGTAACGGCCACTGTCATCGCTCAGGACCGCCTCAAGAAGGTCATCATCTTCAAGAAGCGCCGTCGGCAGAACAGCCGCCGCAAGAACGGTCACCGCCAGCCGGTTACCGTTGTGCGCATTCAGGAAATCAACGCCGCCTGA
- a CDS encoding YfdX family protein — MRFKAKLSLATLAILTAAPMTTYASSVHTKWEQFKAGRAFHHLSEDGQHALVDIIQARKALAAGNTEAAIPFLYDAQKRLVAASKAATKFDAAENQLQPAPQRPVSPSHTPLTGTTTWVPVGGEFIATETFSPEKKAAVATANGQLNAGQPDKAAQTLQLVGADADFIIALAPLAQTQGAVNRATVFTEGKQTAEAIAALDQIPDSLVFVSENFAESALPQSGKTPTKSSH, encoded by the coding sequence ATGCGTTTTAAAGCTAAATTGTCCCTGGCAACACTGGCAATTCTGACAGCAGCACCAATGACAACCTACGCAAGCAGCGTTCATACCAAATGGGAGCAGTTTAAAGCTGGCAGGGCCTTCCATCATCTCTCTGAAGATGGCCAACATGCTCTGGTCGATATTATTCAGGCACGCAAAGCACTTGCCGCAGGCAATACCGAAGCTGCAATCCCTTTCCTCTATGACGCACAAAAACGCCTGGTTGCCGCAAGCAAAGCAGCCACAAAGTTTGATGCAGCCGAAAACCAGCTTCAACCCGCACCGCAGCGCCCTGTTTCTCCGTCTCACACGCCGCTGACAGGGACGACAACGTGGGTTCCTGTTGGTGGTGAATTTATTGCCACCGAAACCTTCTCACCAGAAAAAAAAGCAGCCGTTGCCACCGCAAATGGGCAACTTAACGCAGGCCAGCCAGACAAAGCCGCGCAAACACTACAGCTTGTCGGCGCAGATGCTGACTTCATTATTGCACTGGCTCCGTTGGCCCAGACACAGGGTGCGGTCAACCGGGCAACAGTCTTTACCGAAGGCAAGCAGACTGCTGAGGCAATTGCAGCCCTTGACCAAATCCCAGATAGCCTGGTGTTTGTCTCAGAAAATTTTGCTGAATCTGCCTTACCGCAAAGCGGCAAAACACCCACAAAAAGCAGCCACTAA
- a CDS encoding helix-turn-helix domain-containing protein → MPLLHRPPLQTASSALEQYLPGQKIIQATGDAWNDAQAQIFSRALQEEEILVPAVSDPLLVWVISGEAIIEERETAGAWERSEASPGSFFLTQTEAPYLMRWRPTTEYPFEVLHLYLGPDLINRTARSLGLNPNRCRMRDISGAQDPLISGVLGGLTTEIQSPEPANIVFVKGLLESLTIHLLRSYTKTDSIPYKATMHLPEWKLRKALDHIETHLTEPFNLNILASLCGMSRFHFSRSFHHTMGHSPSHWFIQRRIELAATQLRQTDMSILEIALSVGYESSSHFSQVFRKTKGISPRAYRKR, encoded by the coding sequence ATGCCTCTCCTGCATCGTCCACCCTTACAAACTGCAAGTTCGGCACTGGAACAGTATCTTCCTGGCCAAAAAATCATTCAGGCCACAGGTGATGCCTGGAATGATGCACAAGCACAGATTTTTTCTCGTGCTCTTCAGGAAGAGGAGATTCTTGTTCCAGCCGTATCAGACCCGCTTCTGGTATGGGTTATATCTGGAGAGGCCATCATCGAAGAACGGGAAACGGCAGGAGCATGGGAGCGAAGTGAAGCATCCCCTGGATCATTTTTTCTCACTCAAACGGAAGCCCCCTATCTGATGCGCTGGAGACCCACGACAGAATATCCGTTTGAAGTCCTCCATCTCTACCTTGGTCCTGACCTGATCAATCGGACAGCCCGTTCTTTGGGGCTTAATCCGAACCGCTGTCGCATGCGCGACATCTCTGGTGCACAAGACCCATTGATATCAGGAGTTCTCGGTGGTCTGACAACTGAAATACAATCTCCGGAACCGGCTAATATTGTATTTGTAAAAGGGCTTCTGGAAAGCCTGACTATCCACCTTCTACGCTCTTATACAAAGACGGACTCCATCCCATACAAAGCCACAATGCATTTACCAGAATGGAAACTCCGCAAAGCACTCGACCATATCGAGACACATCTTACAGAGCCTTTTAATTTAAATATTTTAGCCAGTCTGTGTGGAATGAGCCGCTTTCATTTCAGCCGCTCTTTCCATCATACTATGGGGCACAGCCCCTCACACTGGTTCATACAACGCCGGATTGAGTTGGCAGCAACGCAACTCCGACAAACTGATATGTCTATTCTCGAAATAGCCTTGTCTGTAGGCTATGAAAGCTCGAGTCACTTTTCGCAGGTTTTTCGCAAAACAAAGGGCATAAGCCCGCGCGCTTATAGAAAGCGTTAA
- a CDS encoding SDR family oxidoreductase: MTLAGKVALVTGASSGIGAATARKLALEGMIVGLAARRVDRLEELVADITTTGGKVIALPTDVVDPASCKTAVGTLIHHFGQVDVLVNNAGLMPLSNVDSLKVDEWQRMVDVNISGVLNATAAVLPHMMAQQSGHIFNMSSIAGRKVFTGLAVYCATKAAVAAFSDGLRMEIGPKHNIRVTCIQPGAVKSELYEQITDIEYRKQMDDLAASMTFLEGEDIAESILFALKAPERMDVAELFVLPTEQGW, encoded by the coding sequence ATGACTCTTGCAGGGAAAGTGGCTCTTGTAACAGGGGCTTCCAGCGGTATCGGGGCAGCAACGGCACGCAAGCTTGCATTGGAAGGGATGATCGTTGGATTAGCGGCCCGACGTGTAGACCGTCTGGAAGAACTTGTGGCAGATATTACGACAACGGGAGGGAAAGTCATTGCCCTGCCAACAGATGTTGTTGACCCAGCATCCTGCAAGACAGCGGTTGGGACGCTAATCCATCACTTTGGGCAGGTGGATGTTCTGGTCAACAATGCGGGGCTTATGCCGCTGTCAAACGTTGATAGTTTGAAAGTGGATGAATGGCAGCGGATGGTGGATGTCAACATCTCGGGTGTGTTGAATGCGACAGCAGCGGTGCTTCCGCATATGATGGCGCAACAGTCAGGGCATATTTTCAATATGTCCTCGATAGCGGGAAGAAAAGTTTTTACAGGTCTTGCAGTTTACTGTGCCACCAAGGCGGCTGTTGCAGCATTTTCGGATGGGCTGCGTATGGAAATTGGTCCCAAGCATAATATTCGTGTCACATGCATTCAGCCTGGGGCGGTCAAATCGGAACTCTATGAACAGATCACGGATATTGAGTATCGCAAACAGATGGATGATCTAGCTGCATCGATGACGTTTTTAGAGGGAGAGGATATCGCTGAGAGTATTCTGTTTGCTCTTAAAGCACCTGAGCGGATGGATGTAGCTGAACTGTTCGTGCTGCCCACAGAGCAAGGCTGGTAA
- a CDS encoding LysR family transcriptional regulator, whose amino-acid sequence MLDRLTSMKVFIKVVELGSFAAAAQFLALSPQMVAKHIEALEHHLGTRLLHRTTRRQSLTDIGRLYCEQCHLVLNAAERADSLAADTLGTPRGTLSVSAPVTFGRTVFAPFLSNFQKKYPEIHIQLSLTDQLVHPTMDGYEAVIRIGTLDTDLTVISRPLTAYHRILCAAPAYLAKYGTPMMPEDLSNHQCLVYENAAGAATSWALSRGSSKRSITISGKLRCNDSSILQSAALAGEGILLGYAQALQPDMEKQNLVRVLPEWTIANRPMHLLYNAGPIMTPKLRMFVTEVQRAFPP is encoded by the coding sequence ATGCTCGACCGTCTGACCAGCATGAAAGTTTTTATCAAGGTGGTGGAGTTGGGTTCTTTCGCTGCCGCTGCGCAGTTTCTGGCATTATCTCCTCAGATGGTTGCAAAGCACATAGAAGCCCTGGAACATCACCTTGGCACACGCCTGCTACATAGGACTACGCGTCGGCAAAGCCTGACAGACATAGGCCGCCTCTACTGCGAACAGTGCCATCTTGTGTTAAACGCTGCCGAACGGGCAGACAGCCTGGCAGCCGATACGCTCGGCACCCCGCGCGGGACACTCTCAGTCAGTGCCCCAGTCACGTTTGGTCGCACAGTGTTTGCCCCTTTCCTCAGCAACTTTCAAAAGAAATATCCTGAGATACACATCCAGCTTTCACTTACCGACCAACTGGTGCACCCAACCATGGATGGCTACGAGGCTGTCATCCGTATTGGCACGCTGGATACCGACCTGACAGTCATCAGCCGCCCACTTACGGCCTATCACCGTATTCTATGTGCTGCTCCGGCCTATCTTGCAAAATACGGCACCCCAATGATGCCTGAAGACCTGAGCAACCACCAATGCCTTGTTTACGAAAACGCAGCCGGAGCAGCAACGTCATGGGCACTTTCCCGCGGAAGCTCTAAACGATCCATCACCATTTCTGGCAAGCTTCGTTGTAATGATTCCAGTATCCTTCAGTCTGCGGCTCTCGCGGGAGAGGGTATTCTCCTTGGATATGCGCAAGCCTTGCAGCCCGACATGGAGAAGCAAAACCTTGTCCGTGTTTTACCTGAGTGGACAATAGCTAACCGCCCCATGCATCTCCTTTACAATGCAGGCCCGATCATGACGCCTAAGCTGAGAATGTTCGTCACCGAGGTCCAACGCGCCTTTCCGCCATAA
- a CDS encoding YciI family protein — protein sequence MPVYLVRMDHPDGAGWGEHVRAHILYLQRLIQEGKLLASGPLRNTPLRSGFLIMKGDTMQQIEEMVANDPFAVQGLICALRIEEWDPLFGCLSDHATGELPPELAAGVSL from the coding sequence ATGCCTGTTTATCTTGTTCGTATGGATCACCCGGATGGGGCAGGGTGGGGGGAGCACGTTAGAGCGCATATTCTGTATCTCCAGCGGTTGATACAGGAAGGGAAGCTTCTGGCCTCTGGCCCGTTGAGAAACACACCGTTGCGATCGGGTTTTCTGATCATGAAGGGAGATACCATGCAGCAGATTGAAGAGATGGTTGCAAATGACCCTTTTGCCGTGCAGGGGTTGATTTGTGCATTACGGATTGAGGAATGGGACCCTCTGTTCGGCTGTCTGTCAGACCACGCAACAGGGGAGCTGCCGCCGGAACTGGCCGCTGGTGTCTCATTATGA
- a CDS encoding MBL fold metallo-hydrolase — protein sequence MTAGQWHAVGAARVTKIQDTVLAVLTPEQLLPEWDSSRAVQCYPQYNEVLDITQTKVPLSIHAWLIEDRGRKILVDTGVGNDKPRPAAPHFDHLHTGWLNNLRQAGIQPEEIDFVLLTHLHVDHVGWNTRKENDRWVPTFPNARYLFSKEEYQFFKDPANNNGRNQTSFITREDSIDPIVACGLADQIDVSGEEVLEGVSFHSTPGHTAHHASIVLRSGAEHLLFTGDVMHHPVQVSQPGWNAVFDANPQLAMASRQWALEYAARHDATVFTSHFPLTSVGRVEKDHETYRWSFL from the coding sequence ATGACAGCGGGGCAATGGCATGCGGTGGGGGCTGCGCGGGTTACCAAAATTCAGGACACAGTGCTGGCTGTCCTGACCCCGGAGCAATTATTGCCAGAGTGGGATAGCAGTCGTGCCGTGCAATGCTATCCACAATACAATGAAGTATTGGATATAACGCAAACAAAAGTGCCCTTGAGCATTCATGCCTGGTTGATAGAAGATCGTGGTCGAAAGATCCTTGTTGATACTGGTGTAGGGAACGACAAGCCACGCCCGGCGGCACCCCATTTTGACCATCTGCACACTGGCTGGCTGAACAACCTGAGGCAGGCTGGTATTCAGCCTGAAGAGATCGACTTTGTGCTTCTGACACATCTACATGTTGATCATGTTGGCTGGAATACGCGTAAGGAAAATGATCGTTGGGTGCCAACTTTTCCCAATGCACGATATCTCTTCTCTAAGGAGGAATATCAGTTTTTTAAAGATCCGGCGAACAATAACGGTCGTAATCAGACCAGTTTTATAACGCGAGAAGATAGCATAGATCCGATTGTTGCCTGTGGCCTTGCCGACCAGATTGATGTGAGTGGAGAGGAGGTTTTGGAAGGAGTGTCTTTTCACTCAACACCAGGCCATACAGCCCATCATGCGTCTATCGTTCTGCGGTCTGGGGCGGAGCATCTGCTTTTTACGGGGGATGTCATGCACCATCCCGTTCAAGTGAGCCAACCAGGTTGGAATGCAGTGTTTGATGCAAACCCGCAATTGGCTATGGCCTCCCGTCAGTGGGCTTTGGAGTATGCCGCCAGACATGATGCGACCGTATTCACGTCCCATTTTCCGCTAACGTCAGTGGGTAGGGTTGAAAAAGACCATGAGACTTACAGATGGTCTTTTCTATAA
- a CDS encoding MFS transporter, producing MTSHTVRDNPLNTGVLAAIWGIYIAQGALGGLTFAGLPVILRSQHIPLEKIALLSLVMLVWAFKFLWAQPVERLRITTSGRRRSCQIILIGEFFIASILCVIAFWPPQLLSGLLALLLCAAFFATVVDIACDAFLIEHIPATQREKGNMAQVGGAYLGLVIGGSLFTSLFAKVGWHLDCFIMAFLIVFLTIPMFFGHHGDNEKVFPFSKTIRPNILNSFKRGEIWCGIALTITYEMSGRLVQGLTGPFLVDHGVSLSIVGLFNGSGGVIAGLCGTVAGGRLVRQAGAKNAMYVLATCHIIVLSALLLSLMLHALLLPVFLCLFIIEAALMAASFVASYSRLMAFTATHQPGIDFSLFQSASAITAALLGGTGAFLAGKIGYDKVFLIAAISSFITLAILPFINTCVLKYLPSNKA from the coding sequence ATGACAAGCCATACTGTTAGAGACAATCCCCTCAACACGGGAGTTCTCGCTGCCATCTGGGGCATCTATATTGCACAGGGGGCACTGGGGGGACTGACCTTTGCGGGATTACCCGTCATTCTGCGTAGTCAGCATATCCCATTAGAAAAAATTGCTCTGCTCTCTTTGGTTATGCTTGTGTGGGCTTTCAAATTCCTGTGGGCACAACCTGTTGAAAGACTGCGTATTACGACCAGTGGCCGCAGGCGTTCGTGCCAGATCATCCTGATAGGTGAATTTTTTATTGCCAGCATTTTATGTGTGATTGCATTTTGGCCTCCTCAGTTGCTCTCCGGCCTGTTAGCTCTTCTTCTATGCGCAGCCTTTTTTGCAACTGTCGTGGATATTGCCTGCGATGCATTTTTGATTGAGCACATTCCCGCAACACAGCGTGAAAAAGGTAACATGGCACAGGTCGGCGGTGCTTATCTCGGCCTTGTTATTGGTGGAAGCCTTTTTACAAGTCTCTTTGCAAAGGTCGGGTGGCATCTGGACTGCTTTATTATGGCTTTCCTGATAGTATTTTTGACTATTCCAATGTTTTTTGGTCACCATGGCGATAATGAAAAAGTCTTTCCATTTTCAAAAACAATACGTCCGAATATCCTGAATTCTTTCAAGAGAGGCGAAATATGGTGTGGGATTGCCTTAACAATAACCTACGAGATGAGCGGCCGTCTGGTGCAAGGACTGACTGGACCTTTTTTAGTTGATCATGGGGTGTCCCTGAGTATCGTCGGTCTGTTTAACGGCAGTGGCGGTGTTATTGCAGGGCTTTGCGGCACGGTCGCGGGGGGCCGCCTTGTACGTCAGGCAGGTGCCAAAAACGCCATGTATGTACTTGCCACCTGTCACATCATTGTCCTGTCAGCACTTTTATTATCACTGATGCTTCATGCCCTGCTTTTACCTGTTTTTCTTTGCCTCTTCATTATTGAAGCCGCCCTAATGGCAGCCAGCTTTGTTGCCAGCTACTCCCGGTTGATGGCCTTTACCGCCACACATCAACCCGGCATAGACTTCTCACTTTTTCAAAGTGCAAGTGCCATAACAGCCGCTTTACTTGGAGGAACAGGGGCTTTTCTGGCCGGGAAAATAGGGTACGATAAGGTTTTTCTCATAGCCGCAATATCGTCCTTTATAACGTTAGCCATTCTCCCATTCATCAATACCTGTGTTCTAAAATATCTGCCGTCAAACAAGGCTTGA